Proteins found in one Etheostoma spectabile isolate EspeVRDwgs_2016 chromosome 14, UIUC_Espe_1.0, whole genome shotgun sequence genomic segment:
- the sfpq gene encoding splicing factor, proline- and glutamine-rich isoform X2, protein MSRFNNNRGGFGMNHFQQRRGDGGPGGPMRGGLMGNPHFRNHPFQNQNQNRRGANNNFNRSPNQGPQTPQKPQLPIIPPPSPGPALTMKGPMQQQQQQQQQQQQKPAAAQQTPTTPATQPKIQSPPPKPNMTSPPPNVKPETKNQLASPVGNANGQQQKQQQQPPPQQSPKPGPQLGPKPGPQLGPKPGPQQGPKSGPQQGPKSGPQQGQSPGLQHGPSSGPYQGQKSSPYQGQKSGPYQGQKSGPPAVKPRQEPEKMATDNDGAESDASQSKAFRATLSMLLKPGEKTYTQRCRLFIGNLPNDITEEAFKKLFAKYGEPSEVFINKSKGFGFIRLESRALAEIAKAELDDTPMKNRPLRVRFATHSAALSVKNLSPFVSNELLEEAFSQFGMVERAIVIVDDRGRATGKGIVEFASKPAARKALDRCNEGVFLLTTSPRPIVVEPLEQFDDEDGLPEKLAQKNPRYQAEREEPPRFARPGTFEYEYSKRWKSLDDMEKQQRQQVEKNMREAREKLESEMEDAYHEHQANLLRQDLLRRQEELRRMEELHSKEMQKRKEMQIRQEEERRRREEEMIRNREIEEQMRRKRDENYRMGNFMDRDREMRMNPGGALGMGDMPFGGSNQKFSMGGLGFEGQQGMGPASAGLMSNEMRNERFAQGGPRGMGPGNPGFGRVREEFDGPAKKPRF, encoded by the exons ATGTCTCGATTCAACAATAATCGCGGTGGCTTTGGTATGAATCATTTTCAGCAACGCAGAGGGGACGGTGGGCCCGGCGGCCCGATGCGGGGTGGGCTAATGGGAAACCCACATTTCAGGAACCATCCTTTCCAGAATCAGAACCAAAACAGAAGGGGAGCAAATAATAACTTCAACAGATCGCCTAATCAGGGACCACAGACTCCCCAGAAGCCACAGCTGCCCATTATCCCTCCGCCAAGTCCTGGCCCGGCTCTCACCATGAAAGGCccaatgcagcagcagcagcagcagcagcagcaacagcagcagaaacCAGCAGCTGCCCAGCAGACACCGACAACCCCTGCGACTCAGCCGAAGATTCAGTCACCACCGCCGAAACCTAACATGACCTCCCCTCCACCTAACGTTAAACCCGAAACCAAGAACCAGCTGGCGTCACCGGTAGGAAACGCTAACGGACaacagcagaagcagcagcagcagcctccacCACAACAGAGCCCGAAGCCTGGTCCCCAACTAGGCCCGAAGCCTGGTCCCCAACTAGGCCCGAAGCCTGGTCCCCAGCAAG GCCCCAAATCTGGCCCCCAACAAGGCCCCAAGTCTGGCCCCCAACAAGGCCAGTCTCCTGGCCTCCAACACGGCCCGTCTTCTGGTCCTTATCAAGGCCAGAAGTCAAGCCCCTATCAAGGCCAGAAGTCAGGGCCTTATCAAGGCCAGAAGTCAGGGCCCCCGGCGGTAAAGCCCAGACAGGAGCCAGAGAAAATGGCGACAGACAACGATGGAGCTGAGTCAGATGCGAGCCAGTCAAAG GCGTTTAGGGCAACACTCTCCATGCTGCTGAAGCCGGGTGAGAAGACGTACACACAGCGGTGTCGTCTGTTCATCGGAAACCTGCCCAACGACATCACAGAAGAGGCGTTCAAGAAACTGTTCGCAAAATACGGAGAGCCTAGCGAGGTCTTTATCAACAAAAGCAAAGGCTTTGGTTTCATCCGATTG GAGTCCCGTGCACTTGCAGAGATAGCAAAGGCAGAGTTGGATGACACGCCAATGAAAAACAGACCACTGCGTGTTCGATTTGCCACACACTCCGCAGCTTTGTCTGTGAAAAACCTGTCACCATTTGTTTCCAATGAGCTCCTGGAGGAAGCTTTCTCACAGTTTGGAATGGTTGAGAGAGCCATTGTCATTGTAGATGACCGCGGACGGGCCACAGGGAAGGGAATTGTAGAGTTTGCTTCCAAACCGGCAGCTAGAAAGGCCCTTGATCGATGCAACGAGGGTGTCTTCCTGCTTACCAC GTCACCCCGGCCTATTGTTGTTGAGCCTCTGGAGCAGTTTGATGATGAAGATGGTCTTCCAGAAAAACTGGCACAGAAGAATCCCAGATATCAAGC AGAGCGTGAGGAACCTCCTCGTTTTGCTCGGCCCGGCACCTTCGAATATGAGTACTCCAAGCGCTGGAAGTCCCTGGATGACATGGAGAAACAGCAGAGGCAGCAGGTGGAGAAGAACATGCGCGAGGCCCGTGAGAAGCTGGAGAGCGAGATGGAGGACGCGTACCATGAGCACCAGGCCAACCTGCTCCGACAAG ATTTGCTGAGGCGACAGGAGGAACTGCGGCGCATGGAGGAATTGCACAGTAAGGAGATGCAAAAGAGGAAGGAGATGCAGAtcag ACAAGAAGAGGAGCGCCGCCGGCGGGAAGAAGAGATGATCCGCAATAGAGAGATAGAAGAACAGATGCGCCGCAAACGTGATGAGAACTACAGGATGGGCAACTTCATGGAT AGGGACAGGGAAATGAGAATGAATCCCGGTGGCGCTTTGGGCATGGGTG aTATGCCCTTTGGTGGTTCCAACCAGAAGTTCTCCATGGGTGGACTGGGCTTTGAAGGACAGCAGGGAATGGGACCAGCTTCAGCGGGCTTGATGAGCAACGAAATG CGCAACGAGCGCTTTGCCCAGGGTGGTCCTAGGGGAATGGGTCCTGGTAATCCCGGGTTCGGCAGGGTCCGCGAAGAGTTTGATGGGCCGGCTAAGAAACCCCGTTTTTAA
- the sfpq gene encoding splicing factor, proline- and glutamine-rich isoform X3 produces MSRFNNNRGGFGMNHFQQRRGDGGPGGPMRGGLMGNPHFRNHPFQNQNQNRRGANNNFNRSPNQGPQTPQKPQLPIIPPPSPGPALTMKGPMQQQQQQQQQQQQQPPPQQSPKPGPQLGPKPGPQLGPKPGPQQGPKPGPPQGLKSGPQQGPKSGPQQGPKSGPQQGQSPGLQHGPSSGPYQGQKSSPYQGQKSGPYQGQKSGPPAVKPRQEPEKMATDNDGAESDASQSKAFRATLSMLLKPGEKTYTQRCRLFIGNLPNDITEEAFKKLFAKYGEPSEVFINKSKGFGFIRLESRALAEIAKAELDDTPMKNRPLRVRFATHSAALSVKNLSPFVSNELLEEAFSQFGMVERAIVIVDDRGRATGKGIVEFASKPAARKALDRCNEGVFLLTTSPRPIVVEPLEQFDDEDGLPEKLAQKNPRYQAEREEPPRFARPGTFEYEYSKRWKSLDDMEKQQRQQVEKNMREAREKLESEMEDAYHEHQANLLRQDLLRRQEELRRMEELHSKEMQKRKEMQIRQEEERRRREEEMIRNREIEEQMRRKRDENYRMGNFMDRDREMRMNPGGALGMGDMPFGGSNQKFSMGGLGFEGQQGMGPASAGLMSNEMRNERFAQGGPRGMGPGNPGFGRVREEFDGPAKKPRF; encoded by the exons ATGTCTCGATTCAACAATAATCGCGGTGGCTTTGGTATGAATCATTTTCAGCAACGCAGAGGGGACGGTGGGCCCGGCGGCCCGATGCGGGGTGGGCTAATGGGAAACCCACATTTCAGGAACCATCCTTTCCAGAATCAGAACCAAAACAGAAGGGGAGCAAATAATAACTTCAACAGATCGCCTAATCAGGGACCACAGACTCCCCAGAAGCCACAGCTGCCCATTATCCCTCCGCCAAGTCCTGGCCCGGCTCTCACCATGAAAGGCccaatgcagcagcagcagcagcagcagcagc agcagcagcagcagcctccacCACAACAGAGCCCGAAGCCTGGTCCCCAACTAGGCCCGAAGCCTGGTCCCCAACTAGGCCCGAAGCCTGGTCCCCAGCAAGGCCCGAAGCCTGGTCCACCGCAAGGTCTAAAATCTGGCCCCCAGCAAGGCCCCAAATCTGGCCCCCAACAAGGCCCCAAGTCTGGCCCCCAACAAGGCCAGTCTCCTGGCCTCCAACACGGCCCGTCTTCTGGTCCTTATCAAGGCCAGAAGTCAAGCCCCTATCAAGGCCAGAAGTCAGGGCCTTATCAAGGCCAGAAGTCAGGGCCCCCGGCGGTAAAGCCCAGACAGGAGCCAGAGAAAATGGCGACAGACAACGATGGAGCTGAGTCAGATGCGAGCCAGTCAAAG GCGTTTAGGGCAACACTCTCCATGCTGCTGAAGCCGGGTGAGAAGACGTACACACAGCGGTGTCGTCTGTTCATCGGAAACCTGCCCAACGACATCACAGAAGAGGCGTTCAAGAAACTGTTCGCAAAATACGGAGAGCCTAGCGAGGTCTTTATCAACAAAAGCAAAGGCTTTGGTTTCATCCGATTG GAGTCCCGTGCACTTGCAGAGATAGCAAAGGCAGAGTTGGATGACACGCCAATGAAAAACAGACCACTGCGTGTTCGATTTGCCACACACTCCGCAGCTTTGTCTGTGAAAAACCTGTCACCATTTGTTTCCAATGAGCTCCTGGAGGAAGCTTTCTCACAGTTTGGAATGGTTGAGAGAGCCATTGTCATTGTAGATGACCGCGGACGGGCCACAGGGAAGGGAATTGTAGAGTTTGCTTCCAAACCGGCAGCTAGAAAGGCCCTTGATCGATGCAACGAGGGTGTCTTCCTGCTTACCAC GTCACCCCGGCCTATTGTTGTTGAGCCTCTGGAGCAGTTTGATGATGAAGATGGTCTTCCAGAAAAACTGGCACAGAAGAATCCCAGATATCAAGC AGAGCGTGAGGAACCTCCTCGTTTTGCTCGGCCCGGCACCTTCGAATATGAGTACTCCAAGCGCTGGAAGTCCCTGGATGACATGGAGAAACAGCAGAGGCAGCAGGTGGAGAAGAACATGCGCGAGGCCCGTGAGAAGCTGGAGAGCGAGATGGAGGACGCGTACCATGAGCACCAGGCCAACCTGCTCCGACAAG ATTTGCTGAGGCGACAGGAGGAACTGCGGCGCATGGAGGAATTGCACAGTAAGGAGATGCAAAAGAGGAAGGAGATGCAGAtcag ACAAGAAGAGGAGCGCCGCCGGCGGGAAGAAGAGATGATCCGCAATAGAGAGATAGAAGAACAGATGCGCCGCAAACGTGATGAGAACTACAGGATGGGCAACTTCATGGAT AGGGACAGGGAAATGAGAATGAATCCCGGTGGCGCTTTGGGCATGGGTG aTATGCCCTTTGGTGGTTCCAACCAGAAGTTCTCCATGGGTGGACTGGGCTTTGAAGGACAGCAGGGAATGGGACCAGCTTCAGCGGGCTTGATGAGCAACGAAATG CGCAACGAGCGCTTTGCCCAGGGTGGTCCTAGGGGAATGGGTCCTGGTAATCCCGGGTTCGGCAGGGTCCGCGAAGAGTTTGATGGGCCGGCTAAGAAACCCCGTTTTTAA
- the sfpq gene encoding splicing factor, proline- and glutamine-rich isoform X1, whose product MSRFNNNRGGFGMNHFQQRRGDGGPGGPMRGGLMGNPHFRNHPFQNQNQNRRGANNNFNRSPNQGPQTPQKPQLPIIPPPSPGPALTMKGPMQQQQQQQQQQQQKPAAAQQTPTTPATQPKIQSPPPKPNMTSPPPNVKPETKNQLASPVGNANGQQQKQQQQPPPQQSPKPGPQLGPKPGPQLGPKPGPQQGPKPGPPQGLKSGPQQGPKSGPQQGPKSGPQQGQSPGLQHGPSSGPYQGQKSSPYQGQKSGPYQGQKSGPPAVKPRQEPEKMATDNDGAESDASQSKAFRATLSMLLKPGEKTYTQRCRLFIGNLPNDITEEAFKKLFAKYGEPSEVFINKSKGFGFIRLESRALAEIAKAELDDTPMKNRPLRVRFATHSAALSVKNLSPFVSNELLEEAFSQFGMVERAIVIVDDRGRATGKGIVEFASKPAARKALDRCNEGVFLLTTSPRPIVVEPLEQFDDEDGLPEKLAQKNPRYQAEREEPPRFARPGTFEYEYSKRWKSLDDMEKQQRQQVEKNMREAREKLESEMEDAYHEHQANLLRQDLLRRQEELRRMEELHSKEMQKRKEMQIRQEEERRRREEEMIRNREIEEQMRRKRDENYRMGNFMDRDREMRMNPGGALGMGDMPFGGSNQKFSMGGLGFEGQQGMGPASAGLMSNEMRNERFAQGGPRGMGPGNPGFGRVREEFDGPAKKPRF is encoded by the exons ATGTCTCGATTCAACAATAATCGCGGTGGCTTTGGTATGAATCATTTTCAGCAACGCAGAGGGGACGGTGGGCCCGGCGGCCCGATGCGGGGTGGGCTAATGGGAAACCCACATTTCAGGAACCATCCTTTCCAGAATCAGAACCAAAACAGAAGGGGAGCAAATAATAACTTCAACAGATCGCCTAATCAGGGACCACAGACTCCCCAGAAGCCACAGCTGCCCATTATCCCTCCGCCAAGTCCTGGCCCGGCTCTCACCATGAAAGGCccaatgcagcagcagcagcagcagcagcagcaacagcagcagaaacCAGCAGCTGCCCAGCAGACACCGACAACCCCTGCGACTCAGCCGAAGATTCAGTCACCACCGCCGAAACCTAACATGACCTCCCCTCCACCTAACGTTAAACCCGAAACCAAGAACCAGCTGGCGTCACCGGTAGGAAACGCTAACGGACaacagcagaagcagcagcagcagcctccacCACAACAGAGCCCGAAGCCTGGTCCCCAACTAGGCCCGAAGCCTGGTCCCCAACTAGGCCCGAAGCCTGGTCCCCAGCAAGGCCCGAAGCCTGGTCCACCGCAAGGTCTAAAATCTGGCCCCCAGCAAGGCCCCAAATCTGGCCCCCAACAAGGCCCCAAGTCTGGCCCCCAACAAGGCCAGTCTCCTGGCCTCCAACACGGCCCGTCTTCTGGTCCTTATCAAGGCCAGAAGTCAAGCCCCTATCAAGGCCAGAAGTCAGGGCCTTATCAAGGCCAGAAGTCAGGGCCCCCGGCGGTAAAGCCCAGACAGGAGCCAGAGAAAATGGCGACAGACAACGATGGAGCTGAGTCAGATGCGAGCCAGTCAAAG GCGTTTAGGGCAACACTCTCCATGCTGCTGAAGCCGGGTGAGAAGACGTACACACAGCGGTGTCGTCTGTTCATCGGAAACCTGCCCAACGACATCACAGAAGAGGCGTTCAAGAAACTGTTCGCAAAATACGGAGAGCCTAGCGAGGTCTTTATCAACAAAAGCAAAGGCTTTGGTTTCATCCGATTG GAGTCCCGTGCACTTGCAGAGATAGCAAAGGCAGAGTTGGATGACACGCCAATGAAAAACAGACCACTGCGTGTTCGATTTGCCACACACTCCGCAGCTTTGTCTGTGAAAAACCTGTCACCATTTGTTTCCAATGAGCTCCTGGAGGAAGCTTTCTCACAGTTTGGAATGGTTGAGAGAGCCATTGTCATTGTAGATGACCGCGGACGGGCCACAGGGAAGGGAATTGTAGAGTTTGCTTCCAAACCGGCAGCTAGAAAGGCCCTTGATCGATGCAACGAGGGTGTCTTCCTGCTTACCAC GTCACCCCGGCCTATTGTTGTTGAGCCTCTGGAGCAGTTTGATGATGAAGATGGTCTTCCAGAAAAACTGGCACAGAAGAATCCCAGATATCAAGC AGAGCGTGAGGAACCTCCTCGTTTTGCTCGGCCCGGCACCTTCGAATATGAGTACTCCAAGCGCTGGAAGTCCCTGGATGACATGGAGAAACAGCAGAGGCAGCAGGTGGAGAAGAACATGCGCGAGGCCCGTGAGAAGCTGGAGAGCGAGATGGAGGACGCGTACCATGAGCACCAGGCCAACCTGCTCCGACAAG ATTTGCTGAGGCGACAGGAGGAACTGCGGCGCATGGAGGAATTGCACAGTAAGGAGATGCAAAAGAGGAAGGAGATGCAGAtcag ACAAGAAGAGGAGCGCCGCCGGCGGGAAGAAGAGATGATCCGCAATAGAGAGATAGAAGAACAGATGCGCCGCAAACGTGATGAGAACTACAGGATGGGCAACTTCATGGAT AGGGACAGGGAAATGAGAATGAATCCCGGTGGCGCTTTGGGCATGGGTG aTATGCCCTTTGGTGGTTCCAACCAGAAGTTCTCCATGGGTGGACTGGGCTTTGAAGGACAGCAGGGAATGGGACCAGCTTCAGCGGGCTTGATGAGCAACGAAATG CGCAACGAGCGCTTTGCCCAGGGTGGTCCTAGGGGAATGGGTCCTGGTAATCCCGGGTTCGGCAGGGTCCGCGAAGAGTTTGATGGGCCGGCTAAGAAACCCCGTTTTTAA